The Candidatus Coatesbacteria bacterium nucleotide sequence GGCCTGGAGCGAGCGTGAAGAAGTGCGCGAAAAGTTGGTCGCATAAGTGCCTAACCCCGAGGAGCCTGGTTCCACTCCTTAACTGCCATCTCCCGGCTCGGGCAGTACGGTCCCCAAGCGTTGCAGGCCAGGCACTCAACGCTCCAGTCGCCGCCCGGCTGGCCGTGCAACCGCACACTCCGACTCCCGCAGAAGGGGCACCGCTTTACTTCTGCCTGCGTACCCGCCGTCATGGTCTACCGGCCTCACGCGTCAATACCCGTTCCTGATCTCGTCGTCCCGGGCGGCGCTGCGCAGTAGTCCGCGCCGCCGTCTTCTCTCGGCCGCCCGCCGCTTCTCCTCGGGCGTCAGGCTGACCTCGACCTCCCGCCGGCGGGAGGTCTGCGGTATGCAAAAACCGTGACGGCCCGGCGGGCGGTAGGTAAAAACAGCCCCTGCGGGAGGTATTTACCACACGGCGCGGTCCGGGCCAAACTCAGCTTGCACCGGAGACCCCGATCGAGTACTATCA carries:
- a CDS encoding restriction alleviation protein, Lar family gives rise to the protein MTAGTQAEVKRCPFCGSRSVRLHGQPGGDWSVECLACNAWGPYCPSREMAVKEWNQAPRG